A genomic segment from Drosophila miranda strain MSH22 chromosome 3, D.miranda_PacBio2.1, whole genome shotgun sequence encodes:
- the LOC117188124 gene encoding inner centromere protein-like — MLHEDDSTDDEGKVTHKRPPAPTWSRSHVRGEAIAMQSHCPTDVIDSFFSVAPTTPDLKLIFPNIDPSQLKRNSSVLWSTPPRYSELPKY, encoded by the exons ATGCTGCACGAGGATGACTCCACCGATGACGAGGGCAAGGTCACCCACAAGCGTCCGCCAGCACCCACCTGGAGTCGCA GCCATGTACGCGGCGAAGCGATTGCCATGCAGAGCCACTGTCCCACCGATGTCATCGACAGCTTCTTCTCGGTGGCCCCCACCACTCCGGACCTGAAACTGATTTTCCCCAACATCGATCCCAGCCAGCTGAAGCGCAACTCCAGCGTGCTCTGGTCCACGCCCCCACGCTACTCGGAGCTCCCAAAATACTAG